The sequence GCCAGCCCCCATCCCACCGCGCCGCCAGCCAGTGCTCCACCCAGGTGCGCAGCGAAATCAATCGCCCCACCCGTGCGCGACACACCGAGGGGAATCAGCGACGGAATCAACAACTGCAAGGACAACACCTGGAGCTGCGCACGCTCCGGCCCCACCGGCACACGCCGGCTCAGCGCCAGCAGCGCCGCCAGCAATCCCATCAGCACACCCGATGCGCCCACCGACACCACCGTGTCGGAGTTGATGAGCATGGACAGCGCCCCGCCCCCGAGCGCCCCCGCGAGCAACAGCAATCCCATCCACGCGCGGCCCACCAGCCCTTCCACCGTCGCAGCCACGAACCACAGACAGAAGCCGTTGAGCGCGAGATGGAAGACGTCCCCATGCAGCAGCGGCGCCATCAGCAACCGCCACCACTGTCCCGCCTCCAGCACCAGCCCCGAGTTCACCCCGCCCATCGCCACCAGCGTCCGCACGCCGGGCGCGAGCAGCCCATCACCCTTCTCGCCCACCCCGAAGAACTGCTCCACCGCGAAGCCCAGCACCAGCAGCGCCAGCAACACGGTCGTGAGCACCGACGTGCGCTCGGGCGGCGCAGCCAGCTCCTCCACCGCCTCCACCTTGCGCGGCTCCTTCAACAACCGGCGCAGGTAGCCCGCTGACACCTTCGAGCGACGCCACGTGCTGGCCCACACCGCACCCGGCGCAGTGGTGTCCACGTGCATCGCATGCAGGTGCACCTTGTTGAAGAGGCCCAGGCGGTACTGCTCCAGCCGCTTGCGGTCCTCGTCCGTCAGTGGCCCGCCGCCCACCTCGATGACTTGCAGCCCGACGGGCAGCTTCGTGCCGCTCACCGAGCCCGTGTACTTGAGGCACTCCTTGCCGATGCGCTCCAGGGCCGCGACGTCCAGGCCGAAGCGTCGCGAGGGCTCGCGTTCGCGGTCCACGATGCAGACCATCGCCGCGGACAGTCCATCCGAGTACGTCATCACCACGTCCGAGGCCGCCGCCAGCTCCTCCGCCTCCGGCACGGGCCCCTCGTGGAAGCCGTGGTCCGCAACCAACCTGCGCGCGAGGTACCGGGCGAAGGACTCATCCTCCACGGGCGCCACCGGTGCAACGGAGCCCTCCTGCGCGGGCTGCGAGGTGGAGGACTCGGAGGGCTGCGGCGTGGACACGGAAGACATCCCTTCGCGACAGGTGACGCCCGCGAGCCTGCCCGAAACCAGAAGGCCCCCGCCAGCCACCCCGCCCCTGCGCCGCTCATCCCGTCGATGGACCGCTCGTGGAGTATCCGGGCTGGACACGCCCTGGGTACGTACCGTTCGTCCCGTACCTACTCCACGTACCCGTTCCCGGAGTCGCCCATGTGCCGTTGCCGCGTACCGCCCCTCGCCGTGATGATTGCCGTCGTCCTGCTCTCTGGCTGCGCCACCTCCTCCACCGGCGCGGACACCGCGGCCACCGCGGCCGCAGCCCCGCAGGCCTTCCATGTGGAGCGCTCCGGGAAGGGCCGCCCGCTCGTCTTCATCCCCGGCCTCTCGTCGTCCGGTGAGGTGTGGAACGAGACGGTGGCGCACCTCCAGGGGAAGTACGACTGCCACGTCCTCACGCTCGCCGGCTTCGCGGGCCAGCCCGCCATCCCCGCGCCATTCTTCGCCACCGAGCGCCGTGCGCTCGCGGACTACCTGCGCTCGCAGGGGCTGGAGAAGCCCATCCTCGTCGGGCACAGCCTCGGCGGCGTGCTCGCGATGGCAGTGGCCGCGGACGTGCCGGAATTGGTGGGCGGCGTCGTCATCGTCGACAGCCTCCCCTTCCTCCCCGCGTCCATGGACCCGAGCGCCACCGCCGAGAGCATGCGCTCGCGCGCCGAGGAGATGCGCACGCTGATGCGCATGCAGACGGTGGAACAGCGCAGCATGCAGTCGCGCATGGCCCTGCGGAACTTCATCACCGACGAGAAGAAGGTGGACGTCGCCGCGCGCTGGGGCGCCAACTCCGACTGGGAGACGGTGACCAACGCCTACTACGAGCTGAGCACCACCGACCTGCGTCCCGAGCTGTCGCGCATCACCGCGCCCACGCTCGTGCTGGGCTCCTGGGTGGCGCTGAAGGGCCGCGTCCCGCGCGAGGCGGTGGAGGCCGTGTACCAGAACCAGTACTCGAAGCTGTCCACCGCCCACGTCGTCATGAATGACAAGGCCCGGCACTTCATCATGTGGGACGACCCGGAGGGCTTCTACCAGGAGCTCGACGGCTTCCTCGGCGCCCACGCGTCCGTTGCGCAGGTGCAGTCCCACCCGTGAGTGTGGTGGACTCCCGCCCACTCGGAGCTTCTCGATGACGTCCTCGCGCGCCAGGGTCTACGTGGCCTGCCAGCTCGGTGGCTGGAGCCTCTACGCACTCATCAACAGTCTTCTGGCCTGGCGCGCTCCCGTCGCTCCGCTCGGGTGGTGGCTGTTCTCGCTCTCGTGCGGAGTGCTCACCCACGTGGCCCGCTCGCGGCTGCACCTTCGCGAGTGGACCTCACTGCCCCTGTCGACACTGAGCGTCCGCGTGCTGGTCACGGCGGTGGGGCTCGGGCTGGTGCAGGACCTGATTGCCTTCTTGCTGGGCGTGTTCGTGCTGCACCTGTACACGGTGGAGCAGGCGTCGCTGCTCGGCTTCGTCAGCAGCACCCTCATCTGGTCGCTGATGATGCTGATGTGGCTGGTGCTCTACTTCGCCATCCACGCCGTGCAGCGCGCGCGGCAGGCGGAGCTGGAGCGCTGGAAGCTGGAGGCCGCAGCGCAGGCCGCGGAATTGCGCTTCCTCAAGGCGCAGCTCCAGCCGCACTTCCTGTTCAACTGTCTCAACAGCGTGCGCGCCCTCATCTCCGAGGACCCCGCCCGCGCGCAGGAAGTCGTCACGCGCCTGTCCTCGCTGCTGCGCTATGCGCTCGCCGCGCGCGGGCCGGAGACGGTGCCGCTGGAGCGCGAGCTTCAAGTGGTGCGCGACTACCTGGGCCTCGAAGGCGTGCGCCTGGAGTCGCGCCTGCGAGTGCGCGAGGACGTGGAGGCCTCCGCGCTCGGCGTGCCCGTGCCGGCCATGCTGGTGCAGACGCTGGTGGAGAACGCCATCAAGCACGGCGTGGGCCTGACGCCCGAGGGCGGTGAGGTGGCCGTCTCCGCTCGCGTGCGTGACGGCGCGCTCCACCTGGAAGTCGCCAACACCGCCACGCCCCCGTCCGCCACACCGCGCCCCGAGAGCCCCGGCGTGGGCCTGCGCAATGCCAGCGAGCGGCTGCGTCTGCTATGCGGTGCGGGCGCGTCCCTTCACCTCGACCAGACGCAGACGGCGCTCACCACCGCGCGCGTCCGCATCCCCCTTTCCGCATGAGAGTCCTCATCGCCGACGACGAGCGTCTGGCCCGCATGGAGCTGCGCCGCCTCCTGGCCGCCTTCCCCGACGTGGAGGTGGTGGGCGAGGCCTCCCACGTGGACGAAGCATGCAAACAGGTGGAGGCCCTGGCTCCGGACCTGCTGCTGCTCGACATCCAGATGCCCGGCGGGACGGGCTTCGACGTGCTCGCCCGTCTCGAGGAACCACCGGATGTCGTCTTCACCACCGCGTTCGACGAGCACGCCGTGCGCGCCTTCCAGGTGAACGCGCTCGACTACCTCCTCAAGCCGATTGAATCCCCGCGCCTCGCCGAGGCCCTGGAGCGCGTGCGCCAGCGTGGCCGCGCGGCCCACACGCCTCCATCTTCAACGCAGGCACCGGGCACGCCACTGGAGCGGGTCTTCGTGCGCGACGGAGAGCGCTGCTGGCTGGTGCAGCTCTCGCAGGTGCCGCTCATCGCCTCCGAGGGCAACTACGCGCGCCTCGTGCTCGAAGGGCATCAGCCGCTGCTGCTGCGCTCGCTGAGCTACCTGGAGGAGCGGCTGGACCCCGCGCGCTTCTTCCGCGCGAGCCGCCAGCACCTCATCAACCTCGACTTCGTCGAGTCACTGGAGCCCGGCCCCGGCGGCACGTTGGTGGTGCGCCTGCGCGGAGGCCGAGAAATCGAGATGTCGCGGCGCCAGTCCCAGCGCTTCCGTGAGCGAATGACGCTCTGACGAAACCTGAACCGCGCGTCAGTTGTTGCTGATGCGCGGCGCCTTGCCGGAGGTGAGCACCGGGTCCACCGCCGCCACCGAGCCACGGCGGCGCTTCAGCATGCGGCCCTTCTCCTCCATCTTCTCGTAGTGCTTCATCAGCCCCGCGAGGTGCGCGTTCGCCGTCGCGCAGTGCAACTCAGATACCTGTTGGTGACGCCGGCCCAGCTCCTCCCACGTCTGGAGCATGGCCTGGTTGCCCAACAGCCGCTCCTCGACGTTGTCGAGCACGGTGTCCATCTGCTCTTCCTCGGCCTGGAGCGACGCGAGTCGCGCCTCGGCCTCGGGAGGCGGCGACATGCAGCCCGTCGCCAGTGAGAGTCCCACAGACGTCACGGCCAGCCCGAGCCACTTCCGCCGAATCCCCACGTCGCCTCCCTCGTGTCTCGCGCTGTCACGGCCCCTGCGCGAAACCCAAACTAGGGAGGCACTCCCGGAGCGACAACCCGGACAAGCACCCCGGGCAGCCCTCTTTTCAGCAGCCGACGCTTCTCGGCCGCCGATTCTCAGGGTGCCTGACGGTGGCGGAGGATGAACTCACACACCTCGCGGGCCGCGCCGAAGCCGGCGGGCTTCTGGGCCACGTAGTGCACCTGGGCGCGCACCTCGTCGGGGGCCTCGGGGGGCACGGCGGAGAAGCCCACCGCCTTCAGCAGCGGCAGGTCCACCACCTCGTCGCCCATGTAGCCACACCGGTCCGCCGAGACGTTCAGCAGCGTCAGCAGCTTCTCGAAGTGGGCCACCTTGTCCTGGCTGCCGAAGTGCACGTGCTTCAGCCCCAGCGACTGCATGCGCATCTGCGCGGAGAGGCTGTCGCCGCCGGAGATGACGGCCACCTCGAGGCCGGCCTCCTGCAAGCGCTTGATGCCCATGCCGTCGCGCACGCTGTACATCTGCGTCCAGCCGGAGTTGGGCACCCAGAAGATGCGGCCGTCGGTGAGCGTCCCGTCGATGTCGAAAATCATCACCGACAGGCGGCTCACCCGCTCCTTGAGCGCTTCAAGGTTCTGATTCATTCCGGGCCTACTTCGGAACGGCCTTGAGAGACGCCTTGCCGTCCTTGATGACGACCTTGAACTCCACGGCCTTGGCGTTGTGCTGCTTGAGCAGCTCCGGCACCTGCTTGCGCAGCGTGGCCGCCACCGACTCGTAGGAGAGCTTGGAGGTGTCCTCCTGGCAGCGGCGCTTCGCGGTGACGTACGCGTCGTACACCGCGCGCAGCTTGTCGTCGGACATGCCGCCCGAGCCACCCGCCGCGGGAGGACGGGGCGCCGGAGTCGCGGCCGCCGCGGGAGACGTCGGCGTGCGCGCCGCCGCCGCACCGGGCGCCGAGGGAGGACGCACGGGCGGCACCGAGGGCGCCGCACCGGGCGCCTTCGCCGCCATGCCCGGAGGCACCACCGGCGTGCCACGCGCGGGCGTCCCACCGAGCGGCGACGTCACCGTGGGCAGGCCGCGCGGAGGCGTGCCCGCCACCGGCGCCACCGAGGGCACGGCCGGCGTCACGGCCGGAACACCCCGCACGGGCGCGCCCCCCGCCGGAGCAATGGGAGGCACCGCGGACAGCGGCGCCACCGCCGGAGTGCCGCGCGCGGGCTGCGTGAGCGGAGCGACAGGCGTCACCGCCGCCACGGCGGGCGTGCTCTTGGCGGGCGTGCTCGCGGGAGCCGGCGTCGCGGAGGTGGCCAGCGGCGGCTCGTTGGCGGGACGGGGGCGGAGGATTTCCTCCACCTCCTCGAAGTCCATGTCGGAGATGTCCTCCGGCAGCTCCACCACGCCCTTCTGGGCGTCACCGGCGGACGACGGCTTGCGCTGCTCCGCGCGGCGGCGGGCCTTGAAGAGGTCCCGCTTGTAGGTGCCGTTCTCGATTTCCTGCAGCGTCCGCGTCCACAACCGCTCGTACGTGAGGTACTTGTTGTGGATGGTGGCGACGCGGAACTTCGCGGCGGTGCTGCGGATGAAGGTGCCCTTCAGCTTGAGGAAGCGCTTCTTCAGCTCGTTGTGCGTCTGCGTGGGCGGGTGACGCTCGGCGCCCAGGAAGTACTGCTCGTAGAGGTTGCGCAGCGCGGCCAGCTCGGCTTCCAGCGCCTCGCACTCCTGGAGGACGTTCTCGCTGGAGCTGGAGTCCGCCGGAGTCTTCGAGTTGGCGGAATTCCGGGCGGCGGCCTGTCGGGTGTCGGGAGGCGGCATGACTTCTCTAGAGTGTCCCCAAGTGGCGGGTGAGGATCAACCTCACGCGGCCGAAGGTGTCGGCCCCAGGCCGCCCGCCGCCTCGCCCGCCCGGCTGCGCCCGCCGCGCGCCAGCAGCACCGCGCCGAAGGCGAACATGCACAGCGAGATGAACTGGCTGGTGGAGATGTTGTACCAGGCCTCCAGCGGCACCGCGTCCGCCAGCCCGTGCGCGCCCAGCGACTCCAGCAGGCCGTGCAGCGTGCCGCGCTCCACATCACCACGGAACAATTCCACCGTGCTGCGCAGCACCGCGTACGCCATCAGCCACAGGGACAGGATGTGCCCGTGGAAGCGGCGGAAGCGCCGCGCGTACATGAGGCCCACGAAGAGGATGAGCTGCCCCACGGACTCGAAAATCTGGGTGGGATAGACGCCCAGGGTGTGGCCGTGCGCCGCCACCCAGTCCGCCATGCGCACCGCGCCGGGCGCCGCCTCGTGGAGGATTTGGCCGGTGGCCTCCACCACGTAGCGCACGTCCTCCGCCTGCGACGAGTACGCGAGGCTGGACGCGCCGCTCACCTGACCGAAGAGGTCCTGCGCCACGCCCGAGCCGGGGAAGTGCACCGCGGTGGCCGCGTCCGAGGGCGCCACGTCACCCCAGCAGCAGCCCGCGCTGAAGCAGCCCAGCCGGCCCAGGCACTGGCCCAGCGACACGGTGGGGATGCACACGTCCGCCAGCCGCAGGAAGTCCATGCCGTTGGCGCGCGCGAAGAACCAGCACGCCACCGCCGCGCCGATGAGGCCGCCGTAGAAGACGAGCCCGCCGCCCAGCGAGAAGACCTGCGTCCAGTCCTTCGCGTAGTCCTGCCAGTTGACGAGCACGAAGAGCAGCCGGCTGCCGCCGATGCCGCCCACCAGCGCCCAGAAGGCCATGTCCATCACCTGCTCGCGGCGCTTCGGGCCCTCCACGTCCACCCACGTGCCGTCCACGAGCTTCACCCGGCGCCACTCGTCCTGCGCGAGCCGTCCCGCCACCGACACCGCGGCGATGAAGCCGCCGGCCAGCAGCACGCCGTAGGTGTGCAGGGGGATGCCCTCGCCCTTCGCGCCCGGGAAGGCGCCCGCCGGCAGCGCGTACTTCAGGCCGTACCACGCGAGCGCCGCGCCGATGGCGCCGAAGGCCGCCGCGCGCAGCAACCGGTCCATGGAGGTGGCCGGCGCGCGCGTGCCCGTCTTCGAATCCAGCGGGCCCAGCGCGCCACGCCACCCGTTGAAGACGATGTACGCCACCGTGCCCAGGGCCACCGCGTACAGCAGGAGCTGCGACCAGAGCGCGCTGAAGGTGAAGCGGAAGAGGACGGGGAGCATGGAGGACCTGCCGGGGAGGCGGGAGGGCTTCTGACGCCGCGCGAAGGCTACCCTCCTCCGCCAGCGGGGCAATGCGGCAGAGCGCGCCGGAGCCTGCCCGGCTGCCCTGCGTCCAGGCGGGCGCTACGTCTTCGCGCTGGAGGAGGCGGCGGACGCCGGCTTCTCCTTCCGGACGAAGGCATCCACAATCAGCATGCCCACGCCGATGCAGATGGCCGAGTCCGCGATGTTGAACGACGGCCACGCCGCCTTGTCGAACCAGTGCGCCTCGAGGAAGTCGATGACGAAGCCGCGCGCGAGCCGGTCGATGTAGTTGCCCAGCGCGCCGCCCAGCACCAGCGGCAGTCCCCACAGCGCCCAGCGCTCCTCGGGGGCCGTGCCGGACAGCTTCCGGAAGTAGTAGACGATGAGCAGCACCGCGCCCAGGCTCACCACGTGGAAGAGGGGCCCGCGCGTGTCGGGCGGCAGGTTGCGGAACAGGCCCCACGCCGCGCCGGGGTTCTCCGCGTAGCGGATGCGGAAGAAGCTCTCCGACACCTCGATGTGGCGCTTGGAGCGGTAGTGCAGCCCGTCGAAGCCCTGCGGCGGCGGTTCCGAGTACATCGCCCCGAGGCGCTCGCCGAGGCTCTCCTTCCCATCCATCTGGGTGGTGAGCTCGCGGACGACGAGGTACTTCGTCCACTGGTCCAGGACGATGACGCCGAGGGTGACGGCGAGGAGGATGACGTATTTGCGCGGCACGGGGAGGGGCTTACACCACGAGCCCCCCACCCGTCACGGATTGGGGCTCTCCGTCAGCGGCGCGGCGACGGGGTCCGGCCGGCGCACGCGCAGGGAGTCCAGCAGCATGAAGGCCACGCCCACGCAGATGGCGGCGTCCGCCACGTTGAAGGTGGGCCACCGCATGCCGGGCTGGTTGCGCCAGTGCCAGTCGATGAAGTCGATGACGTAGCCGCGAATCAGCCGGTCCACGAAGTTGCCCAGCGCGCCGCCCGTAATCAGCGCCAGCGCCACGCGCACCAGTCGCTGCTCCACCGCCGTGCGCCGGTACATCAGGAAGATGAACGCCAGCGCCGCCAGGCTCACCACGTGGAAGAAGGCGCGCCGCACCGTCTCCGGCAGGTT comes from Pyxidicoccus parkwaysis and encodes:
- a CDS encoding KdsC family phosphatase, whose product is MNQNLEALKERVSRLSVMIFDIDGTLTDGRIFWVPNSGWTQMYSVRDGMGIKRLQEAGLEVAVISGGDSLSAQMRMQSLGLKHVHFGSQDKVAHFEKLLTLLNVSADRCGYMGDEVVDLPLLKAVGFSAVPPEAPDEVRAQVHYVAQKPAGFGAAREVCEFILRHRQAP
- a CDS encoding prolipoprotein diacylglyceryl transferase, which codes for MLPVLFRFTFSALWSQLLLYAVALGTVAYIVFNGWRGALGPLDSKTGTRAPATSMDRLLRAAAFGAIGAALAWYGLKYALPAGAFPGAKGEGIPLHTYGVLLAGGFIAAVSVAGRLAQDEWRRVKLVDGTWVDVEGPKRREQVMDMAFWALVGGIGGSRLLFVLVNWQDYAKDWTQVFSLGGGLVFYGGLIGAAVACWFFARANGMDFLRLADVCIPTVSLGQCLGRLGCFSAGCCWGDVAPSDAATAVHFPGSGVAQDLFGQVSGASSLAYSSQAEDVRYVVEATGQILHEAAPGAVRMADWVAAHGHTLGVYPTQIFESVGQLILFVGLMYARRFRRFHGHILSLWLMAYAVLRSTVELFRGDVERGTLHGLLESLGAHGLADAVPLEAWYNISTSQFISLCMFAFGAVLLARGGRSRAGEAAGGLGPTPSAA
- a CDS encoding MXAN_5187 C-terminal domain-containing protein; the encoded protein is MPPPDTRQAAARNSANSKTPADSSSSENVLQECEALEAELAALRNLYEQYFLGAERHPPTQTHNELKKRFLKLKGTFIRSTAAKFRVATIHNKYLTYERLWTRTLQEIENGTYKRDLFKARRRAEQRKPSSAGDAQKGVVELPEDISDMDFEEVEEILRPRPANEPPLATSATPAPASTPAKSTPAVAAVTPVAPLTQPARGTPAVAPLSAVPPIAPAGGAPVRGVPAVTPAVPSVAPVAGTPPRGLPTVTSPLGGTPARGTPVVPPGMAAKAPGAAPSVPPVRPPSAPGAAAARTPTSPAAAATPAPRPPAAGGSGGMSDDKLRAVYDAYVTAKRRCQEDTSKLSYESVAATLRKQVPELLKQHNAKAVEFKVVIKDGKASLKAVPK
- the lspA gene encoding signal peptidase II, with translation MKAPLRLLILVAVTVLAADQVTKYLAVSRLTNALDGREGVARVTGFLSERNLDTSPAEGPRRVSRPYRFIEDYWHFRYVENPGAAWGLFANLPETVRRAFFHVVSLAALAFIFLMYRRTAVEQRLVRVALALITGGALGNFVDRLIRGYVIDFIDWHWRNQPGMRWPTFNVADAAICVGVAFMLLDSLRVRRPDPVAAPLTESPNP
- a CDS encoding sensor histidine kinase — encoded protein: MTSSRARVYVACQLGGWSLYALINSLLAWRAPVAPLGWWLFSLSCGVLTHVARSRLHLREWTSLPLSTLSVRVLVTAVGLGLVQDLIAFLLGVFVLHLYTVEQASLLGFVSSTLIWSLMMLMWLVLYFAIHAVQRARQAELERWKLEAAAQAAELRFLKAQLQPHFLFNCLNSVRALISEDPARAQEVVTRLSSLLRYALAARGPETVPLERELQVVRDYLGLEGVRLESRLRVREDVEASALGVPVPAMLVQTLVENAIKHGVGLTPEGGEVAVSARVRDGALHLEVANTATPPSATPRPESPGVGLRNASERLRLLCGAGASLHLDQTQTALTTARVRIPLSA
- a CDS encoding alpha/beta fold hydrolase — encoded protein: MCRCRVPPLAVMIAVVLLSGCATSSTGADTAATAAAAPQAFHVERSGKGRPLVFIPGLSSSGEVWNETVAHLQGKYDCHVLTLAGFAGQPAIPAPFFATERRALADYLRSQGLEKPILVGHSLGGVLAMAVAADVPELVGGVVIVDSLPFLPASMDPSATAESMRSRAEEMRTLMRMQTVEQRSMQSRMALRNFITDEKKVDVAARWGANSDWETVTNAYYELSTTDLRPELSRITAPTLVLGSWVALKGRVPREAVEAVYQNQYSKLSTAHVVMNDKARHFIMWDDPEGFYQELDGFLGAHASVAQVQSHP
- a CDS encoding LytR/AlgR family response regulator transcription factor, translated to MRVLIADDERLARMELRRLLAAFPDVEVVGEASHVDEACKQVEALAPDLLLLDIQMPGGTGFDVLARLEEPPDVVFTTAFDEHAVRAFQVNALDYLLKPIESPRLAEALERVRQRGRAAHTPPSSTQAPGTPLERVFVRDGERCWLVQLSQVPLIASEGNYARLVLEGHQPLLLRSLSYLEERLDPARFFRASRQHLINLDFVESLEPGPGGTLVVRLRGGREIEMSRRQSQRFRERMTL
- the lspA gene encoding signal peptidase II produces the protein MPRKYVILLAVTLGVIVLDQWTKYLVVRELTTQMDGKESLGERLGAMYSEPPPQGFDGLHYRSKRHIEVSESFFRIRYAENPGAAWGLFRNLPPDTRGPLFHVVSLGAVLLIVYYFRKLSGTAPEERWALWGLPLVLGGALGNYIDRLARGFVIDFLEAHWFDKAAWPSFNIADSAICIGVGMLIVDAFVRKEKPASAASSSAKT
- a CDS encoding rhomboid family intramembrane serine protease; this translates as MSTPQPSESSTSQPAQEGSVAPVAPVEDESFARYLARRLVADHGFHEGPVPEAEELAAASDVVMTYSDGLSAAMVCIVDREREPSRRFGLDVAALERIGKECLKYTGSVSGTKLPVGLQVIEVGGGPLTDEDRKRLEQYRLGLFNKVHLHAMHVDTTAPGAVWASTWRRSKVSAGYLRRLLKEPRKVEAVEELAAPPERTSVLTTVLLALLVLGFAVEQFFGVGEKGDGLLAPGVRTLVAMGGVNSGLVLEAGQWWRLLMAPLLHGDVFHLALNGFCLWFVAATVEGLVGRAWMGLLLLAGALGGGALSMLINSDTVVSVGASGVLMGLLAALLALSRRVPVGPERAQLQVLSLQLLIPSLIPLGVSRTGGAIDFAAHLGGALAGGAVGWGLAKVWARKEPVPPATLPVGVVGLLTVVALVVSVGFARQFWKDSVLELELIPVEALPKTNAEGVAQAKALLERYPKDPRAHLFQAMVLMDANDLPGAERELRAALSEQHILEHFFEGTALPLMLHEELAHVLVAQGRKDEARALVKPFCVPGEDGQLPETFVELELCATAP